The region GCGGCGGGACGGTGTCGGGCCGCTGCGGGGGGACGATCCTGGCCGCGGGCGCGGACTACCAGGTGTTCCGCGAAGAGCGAGCGACCGAATTGGTGGCCAAGTACGCGTTCGAGACCGACGGCGGCTCGCGCGTCTACGTGGAGAACCGCGGGATCCGCGACGCCTCCCCGGAGACGAAGCGGCGGCTCCGCGACGGGAAGCCGGTCGATCCCGACGACGTCTACTTCCACTCGGTCCCGGCGTTCGAGACCGCCGACCCCGACCTCGAGTGGCTCACGCGGAGCATATTCGTCGCAGCGGGAATTCGGCAACCGAACGGCGTGAAACTGGCGGTGTACCGCGTCGGCTGACGGGATCGGATCGCCAGGCGGCGAAAGCGAGACCGAGGACAGTTCCCTCGTCGGCGATATCCGCCCCGCTGTGGGTCGACGAACCCGCTCGTTGCGACGCCGCGAGCGCCGCGGTTACAGGTCCGCGACGACGGACTCGTGTGCGGCCGCCAGGCGCTCGCGCTCCTCGTCGG is a window of Natrinema salifodinae DNA encoding:
- a CDS encoding DUF3237 domain-containing protein; amino-acid sequence: MGPDSDNHGTNVPAPALEHVLELDVEVEEPIEIGDTGNGRRRIIPISGGTVSGRCGGTILAAGADYQVFREERATELVAKYAFETDGGSRVYVENRGIRDASPETKRRLRDGKPVDPDDVYFHSVPAFETADPDLEWLTRSIFVAAGIRQPNGVKLAVYRVG